Proteins encoded by one window of Candidatus Odinarchaeum yellowstonii:
- a CDS encoding DUF47 family protein, which yields MGERIIDWRESEIEDFKSYLSYSVKHLKAVLDVIKELNKLIKTAFSGDEAGFKECFDRLNLNERKSDEIHENIVLRIMDATVSPPDREDLLDLSRLIELVAEGARDAGRLINIFYNVSAHLPKNFKNSIIKMSSTLECEINSLSISLELLKKDTKERAIKSTLKISELEQTIDELNILNLSMLRELKDIPAGLVILIHDFIKCIEEAADYGKDCSDLIRAIAIKRI from the coding sequence ATGGGTGAGCGTATAATAGACTGGCGTGAATCTGAGATAGAGGACTTTAAATCTTATTTAAGCTATTCTGTTAAACATCTGAAAGCTGTTTTAGACGTGATTAAAGAGCTTAATAAGCTTATTAAAACAGCTTTTTCAGGTGATGAAGCAGGGTTTAAAGAATGTTTTGATCGGCTTAACTTAAATGAGCGTAAATCTGATGAAATCCATGAAAATATTGTTTTAAGAATTATGGATGCTACTGTATCGCCACCGGATAGAGAAGATCTTTTAGATTTAAGCCGGCTTATTGAATTAGTAGCGGAGGGTGCCAGGGATGCTGGTAGACTTATAAATATTTTTTACAATGTGAGTGCTCATCTACCCAAAAACTTTAAGAATAGCATTATTAAAATGTCTTCTACCTTAGAGTGTGAGATTAATTCTTTATCTATCTCTCTGGAGCTTTTAAAAAAGGATACTAAGGAGCGTGCTATTAAATCTACTTTGAAAATCTCTGAACTAGAGCAGACTATAGATGAGCTTAACATTTTGAATTTATCTATGTTAAGGGAGCTTAAAGATATTCCAGCGGGTTTAGTTATTCTCATACACGATTTTATAAAATGTATTGAGGAAGCCGCTGACTACGGTAAGGATTGTTCTGATCTTATCCGCGCAATAGCTATTAAAAGGATTTAA
- a CDS encoding DUF5814 domain-containing protein, whose amino-acid sequence MEILFQKYSVILQNYKNEKNVCLIHFIPGHLRLDRLTAVYSGRAYFSLENGSLRPFKFYIDINRRPVNFPGKDLITALRECKQIILPLNSSPPFKDALKSMISDFHINPDKIAEPELCVFCSVEGKFTELDGKRYKLDDKEICFSCARKEILRELSFKNVKESNKIAKYLEKLLLKTRDVRRTLNFLLYDNAVFNPDLTIYDFIPAESGVEEIKVEELNIPELLKRSLFNRGIFNLLPSQSLAVRNGLLNGESMLIVSATSGGKTLAGELAGVKKVLEGEGSLLFLVPLVALANQLYTDFKKRYEPIGLKVAIKVGMSRIDVGEEELVIVDDDIRNADIIVATYEGFDTVLRSNLESCPRKVGVIVVDEIQMLGDEDRGYELEGLIGRLKLLYPESQRLYLSATVGNPSELAERLGVKLVISHGRPIPLERHIVLAMSEADKLRLISKFIRRESSYTSSTGFKGQTIVFTNSRRKTEEIADYLNRLNIKAVAYHAGMTYAKRKTIEEAYISGVYNAVITTFALGAGFDAPCSQVIFESLLMGNDYLTVSMFNQMLGRAGRLGRHDRGKVVLLVELGRKALGFHDKTEDEVAVNLLEGVIESVNVQTDFDRCAEQVLAAVSVYNQVNLSVLEDFSKIVKSFSNNVDSTLSYLEKEGYLTREVDLVKITNMGKSVSTSFLTLKDAKHVIENINRKHYLDLAIELEPFESAYLSNRAVAELNRVFHTFFPTRFFSGSLLGSIGEDNVKLHSKLPEWLTVLFAKWVKEIFNCKCKENPLCECGKITLSKKILELRSLGLNPRNIANYLAEEYDIYAYPGDVFDWLETFLHNLTAVKRIAETLNMNTLVEEIDKTSLRIQSPL is encoded by the coding sequence ATGGAGATTCTTTTTCAAAAATACTCTGTTATCCTACAAAATTATAAGAATGAAAAAAATGTATGCTTGATTCACTTTATTCCAGGCCATCTTAGACTAGACAGGTTGACCGCTGTTTACTCCGGAAGAGCCTACTTCAGCTTAGAGAACGGTAGCCTCCGCCCGTTTAAATTTTATATAGATATTAACAGGAGGCCTGTAAACTTTCCTGGAAAAGATTTAATCACGGCTCTCCGTGAATGTAAACAGATTATTTTACCTTTAAACTCCTCGCCTCCTTTCAAAGACGCTTTGAAAAGTATGATCTCCGATTTTCACATCAACCCTGATAAAATCGCGGAGCCTGAGCTTTGCGTTTTCTGCAGTGTTGAAGGCAAATTCACTGAGCTTGACGGTAAACGCTATAAGCTGGATGATAAAGAGATTTGCTTTTCCTGTGCTAGAAAGGAAATTCTGCGAGAGCTTTCTTTCAAAAACGTTAAAGAATCGAATAAAATAGCAAAATATCTTGAAAAACTTCTTTTAAAGACGAGGGATGTTAGGAGAACACTTAATTTTCTTTTATACGATAACGCGGTATTCAACCCTGATCTTACAATATACGATTTCATCCCAGCGGAGAGCGGCGTTGAAGAGATTAAAGTTGAAGAGTTGAATATCCCCGAGCTTTTAAAACGTAGCTTATTTAACCGGGGAATCTTCAACCTGCTCCCATCTCAGTCGTTGGCTGTGAGAAACGGGTTATTAAACGGGGAGAGCATGCTGATCGTATCAGCTACTTCAGGGGGTAAAACGCTTGCAGGGGAGCTTGCAGGTGTTAAAAAAGTGTTGGAAGGCGAGGGATCTCTTCTATTCTTGGTGCCTTTAGTTGCTTTAGCGAACCAGCTTTACACAGATTTTAAGAAGCGCTATGAGCCTATCGGTTTAAAAGTCGCTATAAAAGTTGGTATGTCCCGCATCGATGTAGGTGAAGAGGAGCTTGTCATAGTAGACGACGATATTAGAAACGCTGATATAATTGTAGCCACTTATGAGGGTTTTGACACAGTTCTAAGAAGTAACCTTGAAAGCTGCCCTAGAAAAGTCGGTGTAATCGTAGTTGACGAGATTCAAATGCTAGGGGATGAGGATCGAGGTTACGAGCTTGAAGGTTTAATCGGTAGGCTTAAACTACTCTACCCTGAGAGTCAGAGACTATACCTTTCCGCAACAGTCGGCAATCCCTCTGAGCTAGCTGAAAGACTAGGTGTTAAATTAGTAATCTCTCACGGTCGACCTATTCCACTTGAGCGTCATATAGTTTTGGCTATGTCTGAGGCGGATAAGCTACGGCTTATCTCGAAGTTTATTAGAAGAGAAAGCAGTTATACTAGCTCCACAGGTTTTAAAGGTCAAACCATTGTTTTCACAAATTCTAGGCGTAAAACAGAGGAGATCGCTGATTACCTTAACCGCTTGAATATTAAAGCAGTCGCCTACCATGCCGGTATGACTTACGCTAAACGTAAAACAATTGAGGAAGCTTATATCAGCGGTGTTTACAACGCTGTTATCACAACTTTCGCTTTAGGCGCGGGCTTCGACGCTCCATGCAGCCAGGTTATATTCGAATCTCTTTTAATGGGGAACGACTATCTAACTGTAAGCATGTTTAATCAAATGCTTGGTAGAGCTGGTAGACTTGGCAGACACGACCGGGGTAAAGTGGTTTTACTGGTGGAGCTGGGGCGGAAGGCTTTAGGCTTCCATGATAAAACAGAGGACGAAGTCGCGGTTAACCTTTTAGAAGGTGTGATTGAATCTGTAAATGTTCAAACAGACTTCGACAGGTGTGCGGAGCAGGTTTTAGCTGCGGTTAGCGTTTACAACCAAGTGAATTTAAGTGTGCTTGAAGATTTCTCTAAAATAGTTAAATCATTTTCAAATAACGTAGACTCAACTCTCTCATATCTAGAAAAAGAGGGTTATTTAACAAGGGAGGTGGATTTAGTTAAAATCACTAATATGGGTAAAAGTGTTTCAACCTCTTTTCTAACTCTCAAAGACGCTAAACATGTGATCGAAAACATTAATAGAAAGCACTATCTTGATTTAGCGATAGAGCTGGAGCCTTTTGAATCCGCTTACCTCTCTAATAGAGCTGTAGCTGAGTTAAACCGTGTCTTTCACACTTTCTTTCCGACAAGATTTTTCTCCGGCTCTCTACTAGGCTCAATAGGTGAGGATAACGTTAAACTTCACAGTAAACTACCGGAGTGGCTTACCGTTTTATTCGCTAAATGGGTTAAAGAAATATTTAACTGTAAGTGTAAGGAGAACCCTTTATGCGAATGCGGTAAAATCACTTTATCTAAAAAAATTTTAGAGCTGAGATCTCTCGGATTAAACCCGCGTAACATAGCTAACTATCTAGCTGAGGAATATGATATATACGCTTACCCAGGTGACGTATTCGACTGGCTTGAAACATTTCTCCATAATTTAACAGCCGTGAAGCGTATCGCGGAAACCTTGAATATGAATACTTTAGTTGAAGAAATAGATAAAACAAGTTTGCGAATTCAGTCTCCTTTATAA
- a CDS encoding CBS domain-containing protein, whose product MNYVIDAMREPKTCPPEMKINEAAQIMRKERIGSLIVVDENQKIQGLVTERDLVYRVLAEDRKPSNYTVKDVMTTNIVTVKPYNTIFEAIKIMREKHVRRLPVMKEDKLIGIITEREILSYILKAKEDIDKASIFKEIFL is encoded by the coding sequence ATGAATTATGTGATAGATGCTATGAGGGAGCCTAAAACATGCCCCCCTGAGATGAAAATAAACGAAGCAGCTCAGATAATGCGAAAAGAGAGAATAGGCAGCCTAATAGTAGTGGATGAAAATCAAAAAATTCAAGGCTTAGTCACTGAAAGAGATCTCGTATACCGGGTTTTAGCTGAAGACAGAAAACCTTCAAACTACACTGTTAAAGACGTTATGACAACAAATATAGTTACAGTTAAACCCTATAACACTATATTCGAAGCTATAAAAATTATGAGAGAAAAACATGTTAGAAGACTCCCTGTTATGAAAGAAGATAAATTAATCGGCATAATAACGGAAAGAGAAATATTATCTTATATTTTGAAAGCCAAGGAAGATATCGATAAAGCCAGTATATTCAAAGAAATATTCCTTTAA
- a CDS encoding homoserine O-acetyltransferase, producing the protein MIETSEYEENTVGLVETKYITFEEGVQLSSGVTLKPITVAYETYGELNKDKSNAILVEPTLTADAHVAGVNKEGQVGWWDMIVGPNKALDTYQYFVICTNVLGGCKGTTGPSSINPKTKKPYGVDFPVITIEDMVKVQKMLIDYFGIKKLYAVIGGSMGGMQVLQWLADYPEYVRKAIVIATSARNSAMCIAFNQVGRVAIMSDPNWNGGDYYDKEPPRAGLALARMIGHITYLSDSSMREKFGRKLQGKESYGYDFNIEFQVESYLQYKGTHFVKRFDANSYLYLTRAVDYFDLTNNGKRSLAEAFKNVKSKVLVIGITSDWLYPTYQQKEIVLALTANNVDVTYQELESDYGHDAFLVEKGQMNYIIKNFLSKNKVRDIMTKGVKVLKPQDNIETAARIMINESVTHLPVVDENNQLVGIVTSWDLCKAITGHYSKIEEVMTRNVITVNFEDDIHVAANKMKKYDFSALPVLDNENKLVGMINVEAITTVLGKIYFP; encoded by the coding sequence GTGATTGAAACGAGCGAATACGAAGAGAATACAGTTGGATTAGTGGAAACAAAATACATTACATTCGAAGAAGGAGTTCAACTTTCAAGCGGTGTAACTTTAAAACCGATCACAGTAGCCTATGAAACATACGGTGAATTAAACAAAGATAAAAGCAACGCGATATTAGTCGAGCCGACTCTAACAGCTGACGCCCACGTAGCTGGAGTCAATAAAGAAGGGCAAGTCGGCTGGTGGGATATGATTGTGGGTCCGAATAAAGCCTTAGACACCTACCAGTATTTTGTAATCTGTACAAACGTGTTAGGCGGCTGTAAAGGAACCACAGGCCCCTCCTCCATTAACCCTAAAACTAAAAAACCATATGGAGTAGACTTCCCTGTTATCACCATAGAAGACATGGTGAAAGTTCAGAAAATGTTAATAGACTATTTCGGAATCAAAAAACTCTACGCTGTGATCGGCGGCTCCATGGGTGGCATGCAAGTTCTACAGTGGTTAGCAGACTACCCTGAATACGTTAGAAAAGCGATAGTAATAGCTACATCAGCTAGAAACTCTGCTATGTGCATAGCGTTCAACCAAGTGGGCCGCGTCGCGATAATGTCTGATCCTAACTGGAATGGAGGAGACTACTATGATAAAGAGCCTCCGCGAGCCGGTTTAGCTTTAGCTAGAATGATAGGTCATATAACATATTTAAGCGATAGCTCGATGCGTGAAAAATTTGGTAGAAAACTCCAAGGAAAAGAAAGCTACGGGTATGATTTCAACATAGAATTTCAAGTTGAAAGTTATCTTCAATATAAGGGAACACACTTCGTGAAGAGATTCGACGCGAACTCATACCTATATTTAACGAGAGCCGTAGACTACTTCGATCTAACAAACAACGGTAAGAGATCCTTAGCCGAAGCCTTCAAAAACGTGAAAAGCAAGGTGCTAGTCATCGGTATCACATCAGACTGGCTTTATCCAACATACCAGCAGAAAGAAATCGTTTTAGCCCTAACAGCTAACAACGTAGACGTCACATACCAGGAACTGGAGTCAGATTACGGCCACGACGCCTTCCTAGTTGAGAAAGGCCAGATGAACTATATAATAAAAAATTTTCTATCAAAAAACAAGGTAAGAGACATCATGACTAAAGGAGTGAAGGTTTTGAAGCCTCAAGATAATATTGAGACAGCGGCGCGGATAATGATCAACGAGTCTGTCACACATCTACCAGTAGTCGATGAAAACAACCAGCTGGTAGGGATAGTCACATCCTGGGATCTATGCAAAGCGATAACAGGGCATTACTCTAAGATCGAAGAAGTGATGACCAGAAACGTGATCACTGTGAACTTCGAAGACGACATCCACGTAGCCGCTAATAAAATGAAAAAATATGATTTTTCAGCTCTACCAGTATTAGATAACGAGAATAAACTGGTAGGTATGATAAACGTTGAAGCGATAACCACCGTTCTAGGAAAAATCTACTTCCCATAA
- a CDS encoding O-acetylhomoserine aminocarboxypropyltransferase/cysteine synthase, whose protein sequence is MKELRFNTKVVHAGYRGEPTTHSCFPPIYQTAAYYFENTEHAAKLFALEEQGNIYTRIGNPTVSILEEKISILENGAAALATASGQAAITLAVLNICENGDEIVSSSNLYGGTYNLFAVTLRKMGVKTHFVDPGRVENFSEKINSKTKALYVETLGNPKLDMADLKEISKIAHDNNIPLIVDNTITTPYLIQPIEYGADIVVHSMTKYLSGHGNTIAGIIVDSGRFDWSKKPFKGITEPDPSYHGVNYLKSFKEKAYITKARVQLLRDLGPSLSPFNAYLILQGVETLHLRMQRQCDNALKIAEYLIQHPKVAWVNYPGLPDHPTHKLAKKYLRNGYGAIIGFGIKGGLKAGKKFIDSLKVFSHVANIGDVKSLAIHPASTTHQQLTEEERLAAGVTDDFIRLSIGIEDVNDLIEDLENAIKAGD, encoded by the coding sequence ATGAAAGAGCTTAGATTCAACACAAAAGTTGTACACGCAGGCTATAGAGGAGAGCCTACAACGCATTCATGCTTCCCCCCAATCTACCAAACCGCAGCCTATTACTTCGAAAACACCGAGCATGCGGCTAAACTATTCGCTTTAGAAGAGCAGGGTAACATATACACTCGCATAGGCAACCCAACAGTCTCCATACTCGAGGAGAAAATATCAATATTAGAAAACGGCGCAGCCGCGCTTGCAACCGCCTCCGGTCAAGCCGCCATAACACTAGCAGTTTTAAATATATGCGAAAACGGTGACGAAATAGTCTCCTCTTCAAACTTGTACGGCGGCACATATAATTTATTCGCTGTTACGCTGAGAAAAATGGGTGTGAAAACACATTTCGTAGACCCCGGAAGAGTTGAGAATTTCAGTGAAAAAATAAACTCTAAAACTAAAGCATTATACGTGGAGACACTGGGTAACCCTAAACTGGATATGGCGGATTTAAAGGAGATTTCTAAAATAGCCCACGACAACAACATACCGCTAATAGTGGATAACACGATAACCACCCCCTACCTTATCCAACCCATCGAATACGGAGCTGACATAGTAGTCCACTCTATGACTAAATATCTAAGCGGGCACGGTAACACCATCGCCGGCATCATAGTTGATTCAGGGCGATTCGACTGGAGTAAAAAACCTTTCAAAGGAATAACTGAGCCCGATCCAAGCTACCATGGAGTAAACTATCTTAAAAGCTTCAAAGAGAAAGCGTATATAACTAAAGCTCGAGTTCAACTTCTAAGAGATTTAGGTCCTTCACTAAGCCCGTTTAACGCTTACCTAATACTTCAAGGAGTGGAAACACTTCACTTAAGAATGCAACGCCAATGCGATAACGCTCTAAAAATAGCGGAATACTTAATCCAGCACCCTAAAGTAGCTTGGGTTAACTATCCAGGTCTCCCAGATCACCCGACACATAAACTAGCTAAAAAATATTTAAGAAACGGTTACGGAGCGATCATAGGATTCGGAATCAAAGGCGGGTTGAAAGCTGGTAAAAAATTCATAGACTCCCTTAAAGTTTTCTCCCATGTAGCAAACATAGGAGACGTTAAATCTCTAGCAATACATCCCGCTAGCACAACACATCAACAGTTAACTGAAGAAGAGAGGCTGGCTGCAGGGGTTACAGATGATTTTATAAGACTTTCAATCGGAATTGAAGACGTGAATGATTTAATAGAAGATTTAGAGAACGCTATAAAAGCGGGTGATTGA
- a CDS encoding RimK family alpha-L-glutamate ligase has product MRIALLSGDNRLGWPGTQLIKAIEQSGHQPLLIRLDEISALISSEHEFYLKEERLSFEGGIIRGLGAASTDEITYRISLLEHLNFDKKILINEPYAFRRAKDKYATLLLLSKNKIPVPKTLVTEDAEQAYKIAEKWGCVVIKPLIGSRGLGPIKSDNPDLSYRIIKTLKRLHQVLYVQEYIANPGRDIRVFVIGGRVIGGMYRVAKPGEWKSNIAAGAKPCKLDLNKELEDLAVKTASVMGLDYTGIDILESAEGYKVVEANAAPSWHGLNEVLKTDIAKLIIEHLISKIKS; this is encoded by the coding sequence TTGAGGATCGCTTTGTTAAGCGGAGATAACAGGTTAGGCTGGCCGGGAACCCAGTTAATAAAAGCCATCGAGCAGTCAGGTCATCAGCCTTTACTAATTAGATTAGACGAGATCAGCGCTTTAATCTCCAGTGAACATGAATTCTATTTAAAAGAGGAGCGTTTATCCTTTGAAGGCGGTATTATAAGAGGTTTAGGCGCAGCTAGCACCGATGAAATAACGTATAGGATCTCTTTACTGGAGCATTTAAATTTCGATAAAAAGATTTTAATTAATGAACCATACGCTTTTAGAAGAGCTAAAGATAAATACGCTACGCTGCTTTTACTCAGCAAGAATAAAATCCCTGTACCTAAAACACTAGTAACCGAGGACGCTGAGCAAGCTTATAAAATCGCTGAGAAATGGGGTTGCGTGGTGATTAAGCCTTTAATAGGCTCCCGTGGGTTAGGGCCGATTAAATCAGATAACCCCGATTTATCTTATCGAATAATTAAAACTCTTAAACGTTTACATCAAGTGTTATACGTTCAAGAATATATTGCGAACCCTGGCCGTGATATCAGAGTTTTCGTGATAGGCGGGAGGGTTATCGGTGGAATGTATCGTGTAGCGAAACCTGGAGAGTGGAAGAGTAATATCGCAGCCGGGGCTAAACCTTGTAAACTAGATTTAAACAAGGAGCTTGAAGATTTAGCTGTTAAAACAGCTAGCGTGATGGGCTTAGATTACACAGGTATCGATATACTGGAATCCGCTGAAGGATATAAGGTGGTGGAGGCTAATGCAGCTCCATCCTGGCATGGTCTTAACGAGGTTTTAAAAACCGATATAGCGAAGCTTATAATCGAACACCTTATCTCTAAAATAAAATCTTAG
- the cofC gene encoding 2-phospho-L-lactate guanylyltransferase — MKFKANIVIPVKKLSNSKKRLSKILQSHQRQLLVLVMLEDIIRKLNNSDFINKIYILTDDEILKKTSSYSNVEVVLQEYGLDVNSALTQFLKNISSEAESLPAVIIPSDIPLIKRETMEEVIKKISQSKQCAVISPAHDNGTNLIGLPANRVINFHYGLNSFREHVTEILNKGLNPLIYDLADLELDLDTPEDVYQLVQSGVHCKTAVYLTKIL, encoded by the coding sequence ATGAAATTTAAAGCGAACATCGTTATACCTGTTAAAAAGCTCTCTAATAGTAAAAAAAGGCTTTCGAAAATACTTCAAAGTCATCAAAGACAGCTTCTAGTTTTAGTTATGTTAGAGGATATTATAAGAAAATTAAATAATTCAGATTTCATAAATAAAATTTATATTTTAACAGATGACGAGATTTTGAAGAAAACCTCATCTTACAGTAATGTAGAAGTTGTTCTCCAAGAATACGGTTTAGACGTTAACAGCGCGCTTACACAATTCTTGAAAAATATCTCAAGCGAGGCTGAAAGCCTACCGGCTGTGATAATCCCCTCTGATATACCGCTGATTAAACGTGAAACCATGGAGGAGGTTATTAAAAAAATCTCTCAGAGTAAACAGTGCGCGGTTATCTCACCCGCACATGATAACGGAACAAACTTGATCGGTTTACCAGCCAACCGGGTTATAAACTTTCACTACGGTTTGAACAGTTTCCGAGAGCATGTAACCGAGATTCTAAACAAGGGTTTAAATCCTTTAATATATGATTTAGCTGATTTAGAACTGGATTTAGATACACCTGAAGACGTTTATCAACTAGTTCAAAGCGGAGTCCACTGTAAAACAGCTGTATATCTTACGAAAATACTCTAA
- the cofD gene encoding 2-phospho-L-lactate transferase produces MNITLLSGGVGGAKLVKGFYNILNKAVFNVICNTGDDLELFGLYICPDLDTVMYTLAGLVDEDRGWGVKNDTFHCLKALSECYGRENWFNIGDRDLATHIYRTELLAKGYSLTEVTRILCRNLGLEKVNLQPMSDDRVRTMVEVESNVYLSFQEYFVKRKCRDPVLNVVYEGVEKAKPGLNVLESIADSDIIIICPSNPIASIGPILAVKGVREKLKTAEGVKVAVTPIIQGAPLKGPADKFMSGVGLEVSAVGVAEYYKGLVDVFILDERDSHLKNRVEELGYTVHVTDTVMNSLSDKIRLSEFILESTGLKAE; encoded by the coding sequence TTGAATATCACGCTGCTAAGCGGAGGTGTGGGTGGAGCTAAACTTGTTAAAGGCTTCTATAATATTTTAAATAAAGCAGTGTTTAACGTGATATGTAACACAGGGGATGACCTAGAACTTTTCGGCTTATATATTTGCCCTGATTTAGATACCGTGATGTATACTTTAGCTGGTTTAGTGGATGAGGATAGAGGGTGGGGTGTTAAAAACGATACTTTTCACTGTCTGAAAGCGCTAAGCGAATGTTATGGGAGAGAGAATTGGTTTAATATAGGGGATCGTGATTTAGCCACTCATATTTATAGAACTGAGCTTCTAGCTAAAGGTTACAGTTTAACAGAGGTAACTAGGATTCTTTGCAGGAACCTTGGATTAGAGAAAGTTAACCTTCAACCGATGAGCGATGACCGGGTTAGAACAATGGTGGAGGTTGAGTCCAACGTCTACCTTTCTTTTCAAGAATACTTTGTTAAGAGAAAATGCCGTGACCCTGTTTTAAACGTGGTGTATGAAGGGGTGGAGAAAGCTAAACCTGGTTTAAACGTTTTAGAAAGTATAGCTGACTCGGATATAATAATTATTTGCCCTAGTAACCCGATAGCCTCTATAGGTCCGATTCTAGCGGTGAAAGGTGTTAGAGAAAAGTTAAAGACCGCTGAGGGTGTTAAAGTCGCGGTGACGCCGATTATTCAAGGAGCTCCTTTGAAAGGCCCTGCTGATAAATTTATGTCCGGCGTGGGGTTAGAAGTATCCGCTGTAGGTGTAGCCGAATACTATAAGGGTTTAGTTGACGTATTTATTTTAGATGAGAGAGACTCGCACTTAAAAAATAGAGTAGAGGAGCTCGGCTACACAGTTCACGTAACAGATACGGTTATGAATAGTTTAAGCGATAAAATAAGGCTCAGCGAGTTTATATTAGAGTCAACTGGTTTGAAGGCGGAGTGA
- a CDS encoding nitroreductase family protein, translating into MGLKNALKQFQKLIHSRRSIRVFQKREVPCEKILKILEYGVWAPSAHNCQPWRFIVILNKEVRDRLVEEMSILYEADMRKDGLQLEEIESRLSKSKLMLKESPVLILACLDRKVLWRYNDRSRDENEFIMGVQSVAASIQNILLGAHAEGLGACWMCAPLFCKNIVRSVLKLSEDYEPQAFIILGYPAENPTPPYRRSVNELTVILD; encoded by the coding sequence ATGGGTTTAAAAAACGCTTTGAAACAGTTTCAAAAGTTAATTCACTCGCGGAGGAGTATCCGAGTATTTCAGAAGCGTGAAGTTCCATGTGAAAAAATTTTGAAGATATTAGAGTACGGGGTTTGGGCTCCATCCGCTCATAACTGCCAGCCTTGGAGGTTTATAGTGATACTAAATAAAGAGGTTCGAGATAGGTTAGTAGAAGAGATGAGCATATTATATGAAGCCGATATGAGAAAAGATGGTTTACAGTTGGAGGAGATTGAGAGTAGACTTTCAAAATCCAAGTTAATGTTAAAAGAATCCCCGGTTTTAATACTAGCCTGCCTAGATAGAAAAGTTTTATGGAGGTATAATGATAGAAGCAGGGATGAAAACGAGTTTATTATGGGTGTTCAAAGCGTAGCCGCTTCAATACAGAATATTTTACTGGGTGCTCACGCTGAGGGTTTGGGCGCGTGCTGGATGTGCGCTCCCCTATTTTGTAAAAACATAGTTCGCAGCGTGTTAAAGCTATCTGAAGATTATGAACCCCAAGCGTTTATAATACTTGGATACCCGGCTGAGAACCCTACTCCACCTTATAGGAGAAGTGTAAACGAGCTAACCGTTATCTTAGATTAA
- the nikR gene encoding nickel-responsive transcriptional regulator NikR, with protein sequence MTDRFVRVSMTLPRELLDEFDEFIKKRKYFKRSEAIRDALRFFVTENRWRYEEDARFIGALLLMYDHDVSGISDYLTHIQHTYHENIKSAVHIHLDKHKCLEILAVEGRGSLLRDLADEIGHRKGVEMSKLVLVK encoded by the coding sequence ATGACGGATCGGTTTGTAAGAGTGAGCATGACGCTTCCCCGGGAGCTTCTAGACGAGTTTGATGAATTTATTAAAAAAAGAAAATATTTCAAGAGATCTGAGGCGATTAGAGATGCTCTAAGATTTTTCGTAACTGAGAATAGATGGCGGTATGAAGAAGACGCTCGGTTTATAGGAGCTCTTCTATTAATGTATGATCACGACGTCTCAGGTATCTCCGATTATCTTACTCACATTCAACACACATACCATGAGAATATTAAATCCGCGGTTCACATCCACTTAGATAAACATAAATGCTTAGAGATATTAGCGGTTGAAGGGAGAGGCAGCTTACTCAGAGATTTAGCTGATGAAATAGGTCATCGTAAAGGTGTTGAAATGAGTAAACTCGTTTTAGTGAAGTAA